The following DNA comes from Mesorhizobium onobrychidis.
TCTTGGGCCTCCATGACAACTTTGTCGTGGACCTTCGTCCCACGACGGAATTTGTACTGCTTCCCGCCGCGGATGTACTCGTGGCCGATGATGGTGTCGAAGTCGTCGACTTGCGCGCCGAGCATGTCGAGGAAGGGCAGGAGTGTCCGTTCATAGTAATTCTCGTTCACGAACCAGTTCTTGCCGTTCTTCTCCATGATCGGCCTGATGTACTCGTCCCACCGCCTGCCCATCGCTCCTTCGGTCAGGTCAAGGACCTTCCCTAGCTCCTGCTGGGTCAGCTCGGCTATGAGAACGATCTGGGTGTCCGCCCCTTCCCTCTTCAGTTTCGCGTACATCGCAGCGACTTCGTCGGAGGAACTGAAGTAGATGCCCTGCCCGAGGTCGTGGACGAGGTCGGCGACATCTCCCCACCTCCAGCGAATCGTCGTACCCCGGAACACGACGATAGTGGGAACCCCTCGGCGCATCGAAAGGGAGAAGAGGCTGCGCTTGTCCCTGAAGCTTTTCAGCGCGGCCTCCGCGGTCGCCGCGGCCGAGGCGGCGATGCGGCTTGCCACTACCTGGGCACCGCCCGCGACGAAGACATCGGCGACGACTTCCACGATGGAGCGGAAAACGGCATCGTTGATACGCTGTATCTCTTCGCGCGCCAATGTAGGTGACATGAGCCTTTCCTCGACGAACAATCGGAGGTCTCTGTTGAATGCCACATACACCTTGTGGACGAGACGTCCCCTCTGTTCCGACCCCGTAATGTCGACATAAAACTGCTCGTCTTCAGGAAAGTAATTGAACAACTCCGGTTGGCATGTTGTGGTATGGTTCCTACTTGCCAGTAAGCATACACGCTGGACGGCCGAGATGCGAGCATACGTGCGATGACGAATTGGTGGACAGTCGCCGGGACGGGTACCCTCGGATTGACGATCGGCTGGCTTGTGTGGACCTTTGTCGTCCGATCGACGACACTACCCGTCAAAGCGATATCGACCCTTGTAGCAATCGTGGCAGGCAGCGCCAGCTTGCTCGTATGGGAGTTCGCCGCAGACGCTCCCCTTCCAAAAGAAGCCAACTCCTATTTCATCGGCATTTTCGTCTCTGCTCTTATCCTGGGCCTGCTAAATTATAAACCGCCCACAAATTCAAACTGACCCACTACCTAGGGAAAGCTCACGCCCAAGGGACTCATCTGTTGCTCGTCCAGCGAAAGCGGTTCTATCAGCGGCGTGTGCTCGGCGAAGATCTCCCGGATTTGCTGCGAGACCGCCTTGTAGACGTCGAACGGGGGTTTGACGAAAATCAGATCAGGGCATTTGCGCCTCGCCGTCACTGAGGGCATCGCCGAGTGAACGCCGAACTTGCGAGCCTCACAGCTCACAGCTGCGACCACGCCACGTTCGAGGGCGTGCCCGACGGCGACCGGTTTGCCCCGCAGCTCCGGTTGTCGCGCTGCTCTACCGAAGCGTAAACGCGTCCATGTCCACATGGATGATCTTGCGCTGCAGCGCAGCCCTCTCAGCCCCGGCAGCTTCGCTTGTGACTGCGTGTTCCATGACTCGTCTGCCTCGAGTGCCGGCTCACCTCCACATGCCTCTCATCCGAGCGCCGACGTCGACGCTCACTGCCGTGCCTTCGAGCGCGCGGTCTGACAGGCCACAGCGATCGCCCGACGACGTTTGCGTCAGGTGCGGCAGACTTCTTTTGCTCACGCCATCCGAAGGAGTCCGATGGTTACCTTCTCGGGGAATTCCGCCTGTTGCTGCTGGGCTTCGGTGAGCTTTTCGTCGCGCGCCTTCAACGTCGCCTCCAGCTCGGCAAGCTTCTTGTCCTTGTCCTCCAGGTCGACCGAAAGCAGCAATTTTGCCTTGCGGGCTTCCTCGACCGCGATTCCGGCACGCTCAAGCTTGATTTGCTCAGCCACCTGGTTGCCGATGTCCTCTTTGGCGGTGGCGATCTCGGCCTGTTGGCGCTTAAGCTCCTTTTCTTTGGCAGCCATTGATGTGTTGCTCTGCGCCAGGCGCATTTCGTATTCTTCGCGCGTGGCGGCAATCAATGGGGCCGCGAGCGACTCATTGAGCTTGATTTCCGTCTTGCAGCTTGGGCAGCTGATTGTCGGTTCATTGAGAATCCTGTCCCCCTGCAGCATGGAATTGGTGGGCTGGACGGTCATCTGTGCGCTGCCTCCTTGAGGAATCTGTTGAAGGACACGCCAGACTATATCTCGCCCGGCGTTTTCAGAAAAGAACAAAGAGTGAACTGATGGGTTATCCCCCGCCGCAAAGCCAGGGGAGGCGCTTCTTGCACTTATTTTTTGGAATGATCGCCTGCTCGAGCGGCAATCGTGGAATTCACATGCCGCCTGGTCTGATATCCGAACGGACCGGGGGCAGATTCGCAATCAACCTAGGGTCAAAGTCGCATAAGATTGCAGTGCGGAACTAAACGGCGACCTGTGCCGGGGTCGCCCGATCACAACCCGTCCAAAGAGAAGATCCGGCCCTTTCACTACTCTGTCCTTCGCGGCCGCCCAACGGCAGGCCGTGACCCAAAAGCGACTTTTGTAGGCAGAGCCTTGGATGACTGCTTCGCGTCACAAAGGCGACGATGGATAGAGTCGACTAATTGAGATGCCTCAAGGGCGCGAAGTACGCGTATGTCACACTTTAATTGAATTAACTTTACTAATTAAATGTTTCTGATTGTATGCATACAATGCACTGAGGATTATTCTTTCTCATAGACGATGAGCAATGTCGTCGGTGTGAACGCAGTCTGTCCGAAGCGGGAGGGGCGCTATGGTTGACTCGGCTCCTGGGCGTGCTCCGCGGGGCATTCCTTTCGCATCTGCCACCAAGCCCGAACAATCGTTCGCCGACATCCGGGCGAAACTGCCCGTCACCAGTCCGGAAAGCATGCAGCTCGGATGGAAGGGCGTCCGTGAGGTTGGCGTCACTTTCGAGCGGGCGATCGGCCGCTACGTCACGATATCCGCTACGCTCCTGAAGGTGCTCGCCGATCGCAGGCGGGCGGTCGCTCGAATCCAGACGGATGGCATCGACTTTCGCGGCGATCCGGGAGCATGGGGCGGGACGGGCTTCCTCGTGGCTCCGAACCTCTTCCTCACGAACAATCACGTGCTGAACAGCGATGTGGTGGCCGGCAAGGCTCTGGTGGAGTTCGACTATGAAGTCGGCGAGGAAGCGCTGCTCGGGGGCACGAGTACGGTCTCACCTTCGAAGAAGGTCTTCAGGCTGGATCCGCGGCGGCTCTTCATCACCAGTCCTGCGCAAGATGGGCTCGACTACACCTTCGTCTGGATCGACTCTTCCGCCGCGGCTGAATTTGGAACCATCGTCCTCGAACGTTCCTCATTTACGATGATGGAAGGGGAACAGGCCTTCGTCATCCATCATCCGGACGGCCGCCTCAAGGAAGCTTCCGTCGACGACACCGATATTCTGAAGGTCGACAGTCGCGTGGTCCACTACTCCTCGGACACCGACTACGGCTCGTCCGGTGCTCCCGTCTTTAACAGGCAGGGCAACCTGATCGCGCTCCATCATGCCACGAGCGAGCAGGATCTGACGCTGCCGAACGGACACAAGTCGAAATACGTCAACGAGGGCATAAAGATCGCGGCCATCGCGCTCGATCTCGAGACCAAGGCCCAGTCCAGTGGTTCGGATGCCGCAACCGCCCAGGAGGTGCTCTCCGCCATCCGCGGATCCGACACGCTTACCGGCTTCTTCGGCGCGCTTGGCCGACGGCCTGAGGGGGCCAATGACCTCGAGCGCGTCGTCAACGCCTATACCAGTGACGACGCCGACATCGACATCGGGTTCTGGAATATCGAGCATTTGGCGTCGCGCTATCAGGAAGGCCCGAAGCTCGAGGCAGCGGCCGCGGTGCTGGCGGACATGAAGCTCGACATCTGGGGCCTGTCCGAGGTCTCGCCCAATGCAGTCAGGGCTCTGGTCAAGGAGCTCAAGGAGCGCTTCGGAGAAGATTACGGATGCGCGTTCTCGGAACCGGATGCCGGAGACGGCAAGCAGTCAACAGCGGTGATCTGGCGGACTGCCGTGTTGGACGGCTCCTCGGTGGAATGGCCGGAAGAGGTCCAGTTGCTGTTCAAGATGCGCAGCGACAATCCGGCCGCTTCGGAATTCGAAGCCGTGCACGGCAAGATCTTCGATCGGTATCCCGGCCTATTCCGGTTCGTAACTGGCAAGCGCTACGGTGCCGCGCCCGTCACGCTACATGTGATTCCGCTGCACCTTAAAGCCATGTCCGAGGGAAGCCTCCGTCGACGCATGGCCTCCGGAATCCTTCGGCGCGCCCTCGAAGTACTGAAGCGGAATGGTATCGAGGACGTCATCCTCGGCGGCGACATGAACGCGACACTCGCGAGCGGGGATCTCAACCATTTGAAGCATGCGGGTTTCCGTCCGATGGGCGCCGATGACGAACAGGACGGTGCCTTTACCTACCTGAAGAGCCCCTACAAATCCTTCATCGACAACATTTTCCTATCGCCGAACCTCAAGCACACCTTCGGGGACGACGAGTTCTTGGTCGTCGCGCGCGACCGGGAAATCGGCGACTTCGTGAAGACCGTGTCCGACCATAGGCCCATCATGATCCGCCTCGCCCTTCGGGATAAGCCAGCCACGGAGGAACCTGCTGGCACCTCGCTGGGGGCGATTGATGTCGACGGGCTGCTGGATAGCATTCAGCTCCACGCCAGCTTTGCCCGGAGGCCGCCCGCAGCGCTTGGCCTACCCGGCAAAATTACCTTCGAAGAGTTGAAACGCATGCTTAGCGATCCGTCTATACCGGACGCGAGGATAAGACCGTACCTACAGGTTTCGCCACGGGACCACGCACCCTTCTCGCCGATCGTCGAGCCCAATCCGAACAAGGTCATCATGGACCAGATCGACCGCGTAGAGGTGGAGAGCGCCATCAATTGGGGCAACAGCTTCTGCCGGTGGCGAAGGGAGCAGCGATTCGAGCAGAGGCTTAAGATCAACGATCCGAAGCCGATCCTCTTGGTCGAAGGCGACTCTTGGTTCCAGTTTCCCCTGCTCCTCGATGAGGTCGTCGATCATCTGGACGGCGATTTCGTTGTCCGCTGTCTCGGGGCCGCCGGCGACACGGCAGACAACATGATCCACCGCGATCCTGAGTACGCCCGCGAACTCGCGGCGCTGGATGGGCGGCTTGGTAAGGAGAAGCGCAAGGTTTCCGCCTTCCTGCTCTCGGCGGCGGGTAACGACGTTATCGGGGCCGATGCGGAAGGCAACTCGGTTCTTCTCAAGCTGCTCAAGAAATACCAACCTAAAAAGGGTGCCAGCGCACATATCGATCCCAAGGCCTCTAAGGCGGTGTTCTCATACCTTGAGGCGGCCTATCGCAAAGTGATCGCAACGGTCCACGCTATGCCC
Coding sequences within:
- a CDS encoding trypsin-like peptidase domain-containing protein, whose product is MVDSAPGRAPRGIPFASATKPEQSFADIRAKLPVTSPESMQLGWKGVREVGVTFERAIGRYVTISATLLKVLADRRRAVARIQTDGIDFRGDPGAWGGTGFLVAPNLFLTNNHVLNSDVVAGKALVEFDYEVGEEALLGGTSTVSPSKKVFRLDPRRLFITSPAQDGLDYTFVWIDSSAAAEFGTIVLERSSFTMMEGEQAFVIHHPDGRLKEASVDDTDILKVDSRVVHYSSDTDYGSSGAPVFNRQGNLIALHHATSEQDLTLPNGHKSKYVNEGIKIAAIALDLETKAQSSGSDAATAQEVLSAIRGSDTLTGFFGALGRRPEGANDLERVVNAYTSDDADIDIGFWNIEHLASRYQEGPKLEAAAAVLADMKLDIWGLSEVSPNAVRALVKELKERFGEDYGCAFSEPDAGDGKQSTAVIWRTAVLDGSSVEWPEEVQLLFKMRSDNPAASEFEAVHGKIFDRYPGLFRFVTGKRYGAAPVTLHVIPLHLKAMSEGSLRRRMASGILRRALEVLKRNGIEDVILGGDMNATLASGDLNHLKHAGFRPMGADDEQDGAFTYLKSPYKSFIDNIFLSPNLKHTFGDDEFLVVARDREIGDFVKTVSDHRPIMIRLALRDKPATEEPAGTSLGAIDVDGLLDSIQLHASFARRPPAALGLPGKITFEELKRMLSDPSIPDARIRPYLQVSPRDHAPFSPIVEPNPNKVIMDQIDRVEVESAINWGNSFCRWRREQRFEQRLKINDPKPILLVEGDSWFQFPLLLDEVVDHLDGDFVVRCLGAAGDTADNMIHRDPEYARELAALDGRLGKEKRKVSAFLLSAAGNDVIGADAEGNSVLLKLLKKYQPKKGASAHIDPKASKAVFSYLEAAYRKVIATVHAMPTYRDLPILIHGYDYAIPGGFAEDPRHPIWAAQDKWLGAPMRAKGIVDPILQREIIKLLIDRLYDMFDKVAGNSRVTKVHMVDARGALGPVDSWADEIHGTSDGFANVASRFKAVLNRVIRL